Within Wyeomyia smithii strain HCP4-BCI-WySm-NY-G18 chromosome 2, ASM2978416v1, whole genome shotgun sequence, the genomic segment TGCgtcgaaatagaaaaaaaccttACGTATTGAAGCTTGTTGTTTTGAACCTGCTTGAACCTTTCGTTCGTATGCAATAGAAAACGctaaatacactttattttcaatctatattttatgaaaaacacTCTCCAAATAGCAGGAAATAAACACAACCAGTGGagattacgacaagtcccaagcagtgcgagcgcttttttatcacaaattcaAAAAAGTGGTAGAGTGATCTAAGTCACCCCGCTGCTCCAAGTTACCTCGGTTTACAGTGTTTGAATAAGAGGGATAAACGATTCTAAATTTAATGCATTTGCTTAAGACACACTCACAGACATGTATGACCCATCTCATCGAAAAGCTTATTATCAGTGATAAAATTAGTTATAATAGACTTTGCAAACTTGAATCCACGTTAATCAAATACAAATGAGAAAGTCTGCGCTTAACCGAGTTTCGCCAACTGTTTCACAGCACTAATAGACCAATTAAATTGCGCAAACACTGCACACCCGGTCCCAACTTCTGGGAAGTGAGTGTTTTCGTATTCGTGCTAAATAAACCAACTGGCGGTCGCCACCAACATCATAAATACGCTTATAATTCCCGTTGTGCAATACGCGTGAGATACCGCAGCGAAACGCTTACCTCTAGAGTCGTAGTAATCGTCTTCGTCTTCCTCGTACTTATCTCCGCGCACCTGATTGCTGTGGAAGCTGCTGCTAGCTACCAGCACCAGCAAAGCGAGATAAATCCCTTTTATCGACATCATATTCACTACAAACTGCTATCCTTCTTCTCTGTGTTGTGTATATATGTAGCACTATAGCAACAAAACGGTACTGCTGCAGCTGCTGTCGCAGGTAGAGACACTGTTTCCTGGATTCACTTTTGCACTTGGTGGTTTACCGCCTTTTCTTAACGCACAAAACACTCGGGAAACTTCCTAATCTGCACACAAAAGAACTAGAATATAATCGCGGTGAAGAATAAACTACTTTTGAAAGGATATTCCTTTCCTTTAATCCTGCAAAGTAGAACGAAAAAACACTTTAATTCCACTTCTATCGACGAACGAATGCACACCGAGGATGACACCTTGTATATCTGATCTATTTCCAGACGTAAAGAAAAGTGCTTTTTCGTATTCGGTTCGATAGCAATTACTTTCTTTGAACTTCAAACAAtttaatttgagtaactttcaaAGAAGAAAGTAGTTTGTCCTTTATATTTTCAGCTTTGCACACCCCCTCTATCACACACGATAAGTTTTATTCTCAACCCAGCGCTTATTGCTTGACTTTCGCTGATTGTAGGACCCACTTGGATGAACACGTTTATCACAGTACACTAGGCAAACTTCCCCGTGAGGCAAGACTCATAAACTACATAGCAGCACCTCTCACCGCATCCGTCCACAAACTGGCCAATGGAAGGTCGATTTGATTTTGAGAACGAAAATCTACGATACGGCCACTCAGCAGTAGTATCAAACGGTAAATATTCTATGCAGGATCAGCGAGGAGAGCATAGTAACAAGTGTTGATATTACTTGAATGAGAAGCAAGATAGTCCAATACAAAACAGCTTATCGAACAGAAAATGTTCTCTTTACTCTGTTATGTAGGAGAGAACAAAAATGGCAGTGCTCTTCGAAGAACCGCCAAGATCTGCACTTTTAGAGATGCCAAGTCTAGATAATTTTGAACTAGTCACGATTCAGAATGAACTTGCACCTAGTATCATTATTGGTTGTTTTCTAACGGTACTTCAAACAATTGCTGACCTATAACAAACATAGTCGAAATGTGAATGATTCTTATTCGAAAGAGGCTTATCAGTTTCCTATAAAAAACAATTGCACACACCTGACATTGGCAACTCTTCCTCGTTTATCTAATACTCTCCGAGAGATTTACTTTTCATTTTCACGCATTTTTATACTAACTGGTATTCCTTGCACGCGCATATACCAACACAGCTTTGCTaatgttatttattttattcccAAGAAAAACAAGCAAAAGTGTGCGCTTTTCTTTCCGTTGCACCGTATCTGTAAACCTTGTGAAACGCACCACTTGGACAATATATCAACGCAAAATAAACATCTTCCAGTGCAAATCTCAGCCAACTTGTTAACTACCAAAACCAACTCGAAAAGAAAACACCAGAAAAACCAGTTTCCACAACCCACTCATCCTCTCAATCGTAGACAGACGGagagcaacaacaaaaaaaaatgaaaaaaggtgaagCCAGAGAAGCGGATGAGTCACACCAACACTTGCTTTCGCTCTCCCGCATCAACACTCCACCGATCATTCGCGGCCACCAGCTTCAAGCTTCCACTACAGGCTCTGCTAGCAGTGCGTGCTGTTGTTGGTGTGCGTGTGAAGCCATCGTAGCGAACTGCGGAAAAGGCCAGAAGTAGAATGTCTTGTTTCCTTCGTCCGTTTCaagaaaatttcaatttatccTCTGCGGTCAAAGTATTCTCTTTACACACTAATAACAGCAAAAAACAATTCTTTTTCATCAAAACACTTGTTTGCTATCAACCATTGAACGACATCCACTTGATACACACCGTCTGTAAAGGATTTTTGCCTCCTTCTGGCAAGCGAAAATACGGACCAAACCGCACGGTTAAACTCGTCGGAATCGATTGAAGAAAAGACAAACGACCGAAGAGGAGAAAAGTTATGATGATGGCCACTCGGCTGCACAGTTGTTGAAAGGCTAGCAGCAGAGACTGGCTCTCTTGCTCTCACCCGCACTTTTGCGCAAAGCTTCCCATCCTGCTCAATTGCCTTCGATAAGCTCTACACAATTGTCACTTTGTGCCATGCGAGCTGCGATTCGCACTGTTGCTCTCTTTTTCTCACTCTGGGGACAGGTAGCATCTTTTTTCGTTTCTCGCTTATTTTATCGTTTATCGAACTGTCTGGTTGGTTTTCGATGTACGACAGTCTCGTTGAGCCCTGTTTAGAGTTACAATGGGAATGGAAATCTCGtacaaaatgtttatttttttcacgcgtgtggaaaatgcaacctgcaaaaaattcacttcgcttggaacatTAAACAAATTCAATCCAGCGAAATTGTTGGTTGTGGATTGCATCTTTTtagtgaaaataaacaaacagctAGCGAAAACTTGGCTTTTAGTGCGTTTATATTCCGTTAGTTCCGGTTAATGTCAACTTCGCTAGAAGTGTAAGCTCCTGAATTTCGTTTCGCTCAACcaagttttcacgacagatttcgctcgcgaaaatttacgcttttccacttaagcatagtttacagttccaaacgaagtgaaaaatttgacaagtgaaaaagcgagCATAATCTATCGAGAAAACCCGGTTGTGGAGCACACATGTTTTTaaccagcctgcagtttacagttcatgcgAAGCGAAATTTACGAGCTTGCACTTCTAGCGAAAATTGATGGAGCTGACAGAAAATAAACGCATTGACAAGTCAAGATTTCGCAAGCTGCTTTCTTTTCACGAGTGtctgcatgcgtgaaaaaagtaagcccaagtgaaaaagaagcaatccacaaccttcgatttcgctggatcgaatttgtttacagttccaagcgaagtgaaatttcgtaaatttgtgtttttcacgcACATGAAATAATGAACTGAATAATGAATTAAAACCATACTGCAATAAATAACAATCAAATTGTTCGGCAATAATTTTTGCAGGGGTCTGGATTGAATCTTCGAATTTacctaaatttttaaatttatctttAATCTAAACCACAGCATCAACGTCAACCTCTTTTAGCAAAGCTGATCCAATATTGAGGAAACCTAGACTTGGGAATTAATTCGACGTGCCGCGCTGTTTTATAGCTACGCGCCACAAGAAAGAATGGCAAAATACTGTCAGGGGAAATTTTCCCCTCCTATACTAGCAACGATGTGATATAGTAAAACTGAGCTGTTTGAAAACCCTAATCtttggggcaagacactattgagatattgcgaaatatttcaaatattcaatattacaaagtatttatcgttgcatttttggaCACCCCTCTCTTCATATCTTAGCTCATTGACGTTAACTTATTGCTGGAGGgttgtcaattgacagataaacgataaatatcaaaatatatcaaccaatatcgaataatattatcgaaatatttttcgtgaTAATAAAGGTGTTTAGCCCCTAGACCCTGATAGATAGGAACCATAAACGGACGATAATctatatggtttaacgataaccCAGACAGTTATACCTCGAATAGGCTGTTTAGCatgttgttatggttattgattatgcgggaagtCAGATATGATTGATATAGAATTTATATGTTTATTCGGTTTATTCATTTTCTCTACTACAGACATATCGGTGTTCGCTGGTTGGAGCTAGCAACAGGACACAATTTATATCACCTCGCTGACACCGTAATCCTATTACCTATAGTTTGACAGTACCCCATTGTGACGAACCCCTCGATGCTGAGCGCCAAACAACAATGGCAGACTACGAACGTGACAGAGAGGTGATTGATATCTCAGGAGAGCgactgggtatagatttgcatccactttgggaaccactcgctgattggctgaaattgaaaaccccgagtgcgttaaaatttatcatcaggcttgctggcagtgttgctgaacaacattgttcgttgttttgatttatgttttttaatgATGTCACCTGTTACAATCTAAAATAATGTTAactgaacattaaaaaaaagtacaaagCTAGTAAgtagtaagagatccgacttggatcatcacttatatcaattaccaaaagatccaaaagtgcgcaaggagttattacggttttgcgtgaagcataagaacagcatactgctgctcaatgtcgggagtaaatagtgtagcgtgagcttatttctacttttgaatccgttctggattaagtttggaacatacctgttgaggcatattgcttgtgcggaGAGTAAAATTCAGATTGGTCAttgaatgaatcataatcattgatggatgacatggtcgattttaagtatattaaagatgcagattctccggtaaccctcagacgGTAAAACTATCGCCTACAGGGAGAATTGTGCATAATGGCgataaaaagcattaaaatattcatgtattttccgagtgaatggcatcacttacgaaaaatacaacagggatcatcgaggtggatgaggaagaatagtaagaagccagatgtcgcTCCTTAGATTGATATACAGTCGGAATTCGCTGGTCGGTTTAGCACTATGACCCAACTAGCGGTTTCGATTCGCTAGTTGGGTCGACTGTGAGAAGACTGAAATTTTAAAAGCGGTAAGCGGAGTGTTTGTCTCGATTACGCAAAAGCGATTTcacgcgaaaaaaaaatcagcctaAAGAAACAAGTGTTTTTGAGAAAGTATTTCATATTGGCAAACCATAATAGTCCTGAATGTAATAATGCGACATTATAGCCAGCATTTTGAAAAAGGAATTGCACTACTCTTCCCTAAGGGCTAGACACCttcattttcatgaaaaatatttcgataatattactCGATATCGGTAGATATATTtggatatttatcgtttatctgttaATTTACAACTCTGAAACGATAATATAACGTCAATGAGCTATGATATAAATAACGGggtcaatatcaatatcaatggTGTCTTGCCCCAAGACTCTTCCTTTGATGAGCAAAATAAAGGTCATCGAAGAACAACCCGGGAGCATCTTGACAGCTCCCATATAAACTGAATGTACCCCGTTTTTGTTGGTTCTCTGGTTCTGTCAGATCAGATATATCCGTGTAAAGTTTTTGAAATTGGCGTAATGCACACATGGGAATTATGTTCttttattgtgaagttttaATTGCGATGGTTCACGGATGTTGATTCATCTGTTAAAATGCTTGTTGGCAACTGTTGAAATAGGAAAGATGGTTAGAAATGGAAAAACATCCGAAATAAATCTCCCGAAACACTCTCTTAAAAGAAGTACCGTGTAGCATGCGGCGAGaacagaaaatgtattttgTCGATGGATCCGTCGCCGACAATAGTTCTACCATGCAAAATGTTGTTAGTGACCTCTAAATGTATGGAAAAAGTGTTCGCAAATGTGGTTTTAATATACATAATAACATCCctatttcatttttaaaaatagtaaaagcaatgttttttattattctggTTAATGATATTTATGTAAATTTGATGTATTTACAGTAACAAACATGGTTAAATTTTTGTATAACTATatacaataaaataaatttttgaggttttttgaGGGATGAGTTATTTATTAGATTGTGATTTGGTCATTCACAGTTCCTagaaaaatttgtaaatatcTATATTTGAGTTTTgaacagctgagccatcagtAATCTGTTCGGTaattcatttgcttgacgagcGTTCGGTATTTTTCATTGTTGCTGAAACATCAAATAAAGAAGATAGCtcagcaaaaatttacaaaacgtTCATCAAAAGTTGCTGCATGAGTCGCCATTTACAAAGCTGATGATTCGTCACAAATTTACAAGTGTTCCGCAAAATGCAACGTGAGCTTTTTCCCGGTTATAATAATATAGATGACATATGAATGTAACTATTCCTATATTATTGCTATTGCAACCGAAGACTAATTTTATACAGGTATTTCTGATTGTTCAGACCATTATACTGATGTTCCATGCACATTCGACTAAAACTAGATACGTTTTATATCATGGCGAAtataaactttttattaaagACTTCATGTAAATTAATCTACTGTGGTGGTAAATTTGAAAGCACGATACCGCTTTTAGAGTTTTTCGTCCGAATGGCTCGTAGAACACCTCAAATAACACAGCCacgaaacttttctgaaaatctcAAAATGGGAGACTACTGATGGCGATTCTGTTATGACAGATGCCGAAATATTAccgaacagtatagtaaaaaaaaaagattcagtAGAACAATTAGAGATTTTTCAGCAACATCTGGAAAAGTGCTGATAGATCGTTAAATTTTTACTGAACtataaaaaagtgcaaaaaattttcTAGTTTACTGAAGTGGTGAGGTGGTTTTTTGCTGAACCCGTCAAGTGAATTTTATTGAACAGTATTTTGGCAAAAAAATTAACCGACATCAGTAATTTTTCAGGAAATTTCAGAATGATcagtaaaatttcaagtttactgaacgcgaccgtaataaaaattaccgaacaatcAAGGCGGAAACAAGTGTGCATACTACACCGAAGTAGGTAACAGACATGCCATGATCATAATTTCTCTCTTTTCCCTCTTTCTCTCTCGTTCTCTATTTTCAAGAATATATACTCCTTCAAATTTATTGaattatttattaaattattgTACCAACTCATTACAATTCAAATTACGTCCAAATCAAATGTTGAGCGAGGTGTACTTTTGACGTCCACGTCTAGTtatacgaaaatttattttcttttgcaAAAATGTTGTTCCGCCAAAACCGGAAGATCCCCTTGTTTGTGTACGGCTTGTGTACTAGCGACACCTACGATTTGTAAGTGGGTACGCGAAACTAAGAGAATCTGACAAGTTGTGGGGGAGTTGTCGAAGAAGCAGGGTTCAAACAGAATATGCTTGAATTGACTCGCTAGCTCTTAGGAGGAAATAAGTGTTTCGGGATGATATCGGGAACATAACAGAAACATCGCAGTTGTTGAAGACTCAACAACGAAACGAGTTTAACTTTAGGGGCTAGATCTTGGGACaaggcactattgatatattgcgaaatattttcaatattcaatattacggAGTATTTATCATTGCATTTTTGTGCGTCCCTCTATTTATTCCATAACTCATTGACTTAGTAttatccagagatgccagatgtttttgaaaaatgtctgcaactgctcgaaaaaccggaaaaatgtactcgaaatctgaaaaaactctacccgtgatccgaaaaaaattcgctcgcgcaggcaaaagtctgtaaaaatctgcacacattttaagaacatctgcgcaaatataaggagactctgacaaaaatctgcagaaaccgtggcaAAACTGTAAATATCTGCAAGTaactaaaaatctgcacacggactccaaaaatctgcgttttgcagacaaatctgcacatttggtatccctggtaTTATCGTTGTAGGgttgtcaattgacagataaacgatataTATCACcttcacacacaaaaaaaaattaccaagcgaacacgtaaaaacaacgtaaatttacgtAAACCTGAATGCTTTCATTGGTTTAAGTAAAAATGGGTGAAAACAACGCAACAGCTCAATAAAATGCGACCTAATTTTGGGTAAAAATTTGTATtgagtttttgatattgatattgatgtttcaaggTATTCAATTTTACCTAAAATGATGACTTCCGTGCAGGTACACAAAAGTAGGGAAAtcctaggggctagacacctttattttcatgaaaaatatttcgataatattacacgatattCGTTGATATATTTCGATATTtgtcgtttatctgtcaattgacatcCCTTAATGATAATGTTACGCTTGATTGGCTTTATGGACCGATAGGTCTTAGCTAtaaacaagagaaaaaaaaacgcttgaTGTAACGGCAATGAGCTATGATATAGATAGAGAGGTGCCCGAAAATGGAGCGGTAAATACGTTTTAATATGACTGACATTGTGGTACCACTGACGTTGCGGTACCACTGACACCGCAAAACACGACAAAATTTGCCAGTAATGACAAtaattattgtgataatttcgGTAacacctgggagggagaaacggatacgaagccgtgtgagtgtcaaaataaaccagaatgagctgtcattgactgtcaatttgaaccaaggaaaaataagcattttttgcgatgagtattgttataactgaaaggtatcgcgttgctcgaaaaaatattcattacaaacagtttttgtattcattgtcgttttacaaaaaaaattggtttgtttttacgtaaaataataaatttcataagctttaagtaataatcatgctagcgtacttcgattagcaaacttgcgcttctcatgatttaaggctttggttacaatttcgaacacacttcatcatGGTCGAACtcgaaactttgaaaaaaattttatgcaacggcaaattgaagggaacacagactcgaaaaattagtctgtaatatttgcacattcagtatttcttcgtttgagtcatgcatgcgttacagcaagaagatagttacacgctatcagaaaacgacgcatgagcgtgttctctgttttgagtgtaggattcgtttctccctcccagggtaACACCATTTACACGGCAATATATCTTAATGTTAGAACTGCACTGTGGTcgaaaaaaacatggttttcaAGTTGTTTACTGTACAAATGACGCCATATTGCATTAAGATTTTGAATACGGGATACTCATCAAACGACAGACCCCTgcaaaaaatgcaacgataaatacttcgtaatattgaatattggaaatattgcacaatatatcaatagtgtcttgccccaagGCTTACCGTCCATAAGAACaaatttcattgcctgattcagtgcctgaattttacatgggattgagataAGAGAAGAAATTTCTTTTCTACTGCATACCGCGCTTAACAAAAGCGTTCCAGACCTTTTCAAAGGGCTCTGCGAAACAAACGATAAGCACGATAAGTTGACCGGCGAAACGTGACATCTTGTTAATTTGCATAGCAAACATAAACAAAGCGTGTGTGGTTTCTCTGTGAGTTTCCAAGAGTTTTATTGAAATACCTACTAAATTGTTATTTATCATCCGAAAGGAGTTTTTATCAAATACATGGAAACCAAACAGAAAATGTAAGTTGTTATGTTTATTGGTGAAATAAAGCCCTCTATAAAATATATTTCCTTCCGCAGATTGATTGTGGGAGACGTAAACGGGAAGCTTAAATCTTTCTTCGCGCGCATTGAAAATGTAAACAACAAGACAGGTCCGTTTGATTTGGTACTTTGTGTAGGGGATTTCTTTGGCCCATCGCCGGAAATTGCCGAGTTGGGTGCATATAAAAGCAACCAAAAGAAAGGTACGTGTTATTGCGTGTGATTGCGATGTTTCTAGTATTAACCGGCTCTATTGAAGTTCCCATTCCAGTTTACATCCTCGGCCCGAACGATGAGGCTACTGCCAGGTTTTACACGGATACGCAAAACGGTGATATCTGTGAAAATCTAAGTTATCTTGGTAAGAGAGGAATATATTGTACCTCAAGTGGTCTAAAGATTGCTTACGTAAGCGGTGTGGAAGCGGAAACCGCTACCAGCAAGTCTGTTCCCGAGTGGAAATTTACGAGACAGGACGTTCAAGCTGTGAGGGATTCTTGCTTCGCAAGTAAGTCCAATATGGGTGATTATAGAGGTGTTGATGTCCTGGTTACATCACAATGGCCAGCAGGCATTCGGAAAGAGGTGCAGGAGGGCTCCAAGCAGATTGCTTGGCTTGCCAATACAATCAAACCCCGTTATCATATTTGTGGGTTGAACGGAGAGTACTATGAGCCCCCTCCTTATAGGTGAGTAATAAGTTGTTTATAATTGTGTAATTTGAGTTATTTAAAAGTTGAATTTCAGGACTCAACCAGATAAAAACACACAAATGGAATTGGCCACCCGCTTCATTGCACTAGCTGATTTCGCCAACCGGGacaaaaagaaacatatttacGCTTTAGTTTTAACACCAGTGGATAAAATGCGTATTCTTGAGCTGATACAAAAGACTACGGATGAAACGGTTTCTCCCTATGCGAATATGAATTTTGGCGACGAAGGACAAAATTCCGGGCGAGAGAGAAGCGGCGATCAGTATTTCTACGACATGAACGCTTATGACGACTCTCGTGGTAACAAAAGACGCAGCCAAGGAAACAATCGCATCAGTGGTAATCATGATCCGAAACGGCAAAAGCCTGCCTTTGATCAGGAAAAGTGCTGGTTTTGTTTGTCGTCTGGTTCTATAGAAAAGCACTTAATCATCTCTGTAGGAGACCACTTCTACCTAGCACTGGCTAAAGGTCCGGTTAACGATACTCATATTCTTATTTTGTCTATTACGCATATACAAAACGCTTCGCTGCTTTCGGCTGACCAGTGGAACGAACTAAACAAGTTTAAAGCGGCGTTAGCTCAGTTCTTTAAAGATCGCGAAGAGCAGATTTTTATATACGAACGCAACTACAAAACCGGGCACCTGCAAATCAATGCAATTGGAATTGATAACAATGTGGCGTGGAAGATCAAACACGTCCTAGAGGATAAATCAGAGGAACATAATATTACACTAGAGACGACGGAGCTGCCAAAGTCTCCAGCAGATTTGCCTCAAAAAACACCTTACTTTGTGGCTGAACTACCAGACGGCACGGTGATGTTCACCAAGCAGATGAAACAATTTCCGCTGCATTTTGGTCGAGAGGTGATCTGCGCGGACAACTTGCTCAACTGTGAAGAAAAGATCGACTGGAGACAGTGCAAATTGGAGCAGGAGGCTGAAGAAGCGATGGCGCAGAGCTTTCGGGAAAGTTTCAAACCGTACGATTTTACTGTTTAAGATTGGGACAGTTCTGAGGCTAGCAACGCG encodes:
- the LOC129722248 gene encoding CWF19-like protein 1 homolog, which translates into the protein METKQKILIVGDVNGKLKSFFARIENVNNKTGPFDLVLCVGDFFGPSPEIAELGAYKSNQKKVPIPVYILGPNDEATARFYTDTQNGDICENLSYLGKRGIYCTSSGLKIAYVSGVEAETATSKSVPEWKFTRQDVQAVRDSCFASKSNMGDYRGVDVLVTSQWPAGIRKEVQEGSKQIAWLANTIKPRYHICGLNGEYYEPPPYRTQPDKNTQMELATRFIALADFANRDKKKHIYALVLTPVDKMRILELIQKTTDETVSPYANMNFGDEGQNSGRERSGDQYFYDMNAYDDSRGNKRRSQGNNRISGNHDPKRQKPAFDQEKCWFCLSSGSIEKHLIISVGDHFYLALAKGPVNDTHILILSITHIQNASLLSADQWNELNKFKAALAQFFKDREEQIFIYERNYKTGHLQINAIGIDNNVAWKIKHVLEDKSEEHNITLETTELPKSPADLPQKTPYFVAELPDGTVMFTKQMKQFPLHFGREVICADNLLNCEEKIDWRQCKLEQEAEEAMAQSFRESFKPYDFTV